From the genome of Papaver somniferum cultivar HN1 unplaced genomic scaffold, ASM357369v1 unplaced-scaffold_10, whole genome shotgun sequence:
AGATGGTTAGAGGTGTGAATTAAAATGGGTGGTAAATAGAAAAAGCATGGGTGCATAGAACCATATCTTGCACAACAACAATGTGCCAATTCTATTTATTACGCTCAATGGGTTAATTTTCTACCGTTTTATTTCTTTCCCTTTAATCTTGATATTCATTTACTTTTCGTTCAAATATAAGCTTTACCATACATACTCTTTTGACGGTAGTCGAAAGCAGAAGTCAACCCCAACTGTCATACTTtcaattcataaaaaataaaattttagaaaTCATTCTGAAATTATGTTCCCAAATTAACCGATGACTTTTCAGATTAATTAATTCAAAAAATAATTGTCAGAATGCATTCAAACACCCTTTCAATATCTTCCACCATATAAGCGATTTTAATGTCCGTCTACTAGAATGCAAGAAATTGTAAACCCTATGTTTAGGAATGAATACTTTGGTGCACAGAATTGCTTTGGAATAAGCTTTTCATActttaaaataaaggaaaagcaGCATTCGGATTATGTTGGCATGTGAGTGCATGTTTCCTTCATTCCTTGTGTTTTAATTATACTAGGTTATCAGATGTTTTTGATACTACCCTACCTATGCCTTTTAGGTAGCATTTGCCCATATGGCacgcaaataataataaaataccccACATCTGCCTCTTTTTCTCGGGAAATTGTCGGAATTATGCGTAATAagaaattgatcaacaattgaagAGACCTTTTAGGTAGCGTTTGTCACCAGCAGAATAGCATACAAAAAATAGAGAAACATATCAAAACGAGCATCCAAGTGATTAGTGATGGATAATGCTGCAGCCTCTAATGGGTACTTCGATGTGATGAGGGCAGCACTAAGAGGGGAATGGAATGACATCATAAACTTTTATAACTTGCAGCAAGTGGAATCATCATGCAATAATATGGATATCGAAAAGGACAACAAAGAACGTTAATATTATCAATATGGAAGATCACCAGCAACGCTCTAGTTAGTGATGTTACAGGGGATACCATTCTTCACATGTGTGCACAATGCCGCCGAACTGACGTTTTGAAACAGCTGTTGAGAATAATGCCCGCAGCAAAAGTGTTGTTATCGGTGACTAATAACAAGGGGAACACAGTATTACATGAGGCAGCCAGCACCGGAATCGTGGAGATGGCTATGTTAATCTTAGAGAAAGAATTAGATAATGGAGGAGATCAAGTGTTGATATCAGTTCCCAACTTAAATGGTGAGACACCTATATACTGGGCAGCAATGTATGGGCACAAAGATATGTTGTTATTTCTAGATACAACTGCTAATAATTGTGGAATCAGAAGCATATCCACATCAATGGTTGGCCCGTTAACAATGAGGACTGATGGCTCAACAATTCTTCATGCTGTTGTTCTTGTGAAATCTTATGGTAACAAAAACTATAAACTCGTATAGGTTGTGCCGTTTTCACACTGTTATTCATGCTGCCCTTGCTTATTTATATTATCTTTCCCTTTTTCAACACTTACAAGTTGTGGTTGATACCGAGTTTCGCATAGTACAATTGACAGTTCATTTTTTTCCGAGCTGATTTAAGAAGTTTGTGCACTGCAATGTGTTGATTTGTAGCTTGACCTGGTGAGCATCAGTAGTACCCATGACTAGTGGCAGTTTCGTTTGCCAGACCCATCATTAATGAAGCAGGACTTCTTACTACCTAGCTAGTAGCCTGTATAGTAAATGATTAGATGCATATTTTATGTATTCGTATGACCAGGTTATTTATGTTTTTACGACTTACTTATTTGTCAAAATATCAGATGTCGCAATGGAGATCATGGAGATTTACCCTGACCCTGCTTCATATACAAATGGTGATGGCGCCACGGCTATGCATATTTTAGCGCAGTCACCTTCTTCTTTCAAGAGTGGAACAACCTACTTTCACAATTACTTTGGGGCCACACCATTTGTTTTCACCGAGATCGCGGCAGCTATTACATACGCATGTAAGTCCAACTTACATCTTTTAGACGACTTTTACCATTAAATATAAAGAGGTTCCAATATATGCCTCACATCTCACCACTTCTTTGTTTGATTCATTTACTTTTTAATTCAGATATCCCAATCGACAATTATGAGACACGTAATGCAACTACTCATACAACAACAGTACAACCAGATTCTTCATTTAATGAGAAATTCAAGCATTACTTCAGACGGCTATGTAGAGGTAGCTAGAAATTCATATAACATGAACATGCTCATTTACGAGAATGTCGATATTTGCATCCTTGAACACGATATCTAGAAACTTCGTATTCTCATGAGTCTACATGAAACAAAGAATCTTTACTTCAAGTTTTATTAGCTAAAAACTCACAGCAATACCAATTGAGAGCACAATAATGTGTTACTCATATTCCAGCAATGTCTAATTGACTATCAACTACATCCTGAACTAATGCAGGTTTTCCAGTCCTCAAACTCATTTACAGTGCAAAGCAGAAGCACAATTATGCAATACAACTCCTCAGGAAGTTACTTGAAAAAGACTGTGGTCAATGGACGACGGGTTATGGCGCCGATATTCCCCATGGGTGGGATGACAAGTACAATAACCTCGAAAACCGACATCCGTTGTCAGCAATAACAACAAGGGTTAACACTTACAGAGTTAGAGAAAGGCCAATTATCTTGGCAACTAAGTTGGGTATTGTAGAGATGCTCAAAGAAATAATTGAAGTATATCCCAAATCAATTGAATTTTGTGATGAAGATGCTGGAAGGAATTTGTTGCACTTAGCGGCGGAATACAGACATGAGCCCATAATAGATTTCTTGAAGACATTGTCAACTATTTCAAAGAGGAACTTGGAAATTTTGGTCACTGGGATTGATAGAGATGGTAACACCCCACTGCATGCTGCTGCTAAGCTTGGAAAACATAAACCATGGCACGTTCGCGGAGCAGCACAATGGATGCAGTGGGAATGTGTTTGGTTTCAGATATGTTAAGATATAATGCTAATGATTCATATATAGATATTCACACACAACTATATGCATAATCATTATTGTTGGGTTGTATGCAGCGGGTAAAACGTATGCTTCCACCGCATATGCTTATAATGAAGAATTGCAATAACCAATATGCTCACCAAGTATACACTGAAACTCATAAAGATCTTAGATTACAATGTGAGAAATGGTTAAAAGAAGGATCAAATAATTATATGTTAATATCAGCTCTAATAGCAACTGTGATGTTTGCATCCGCCTTCGCCGTACCTGGGGGAAATAACTCAACGTCGGGTCGCCCAGTCTTACTCAAGAACCAAGATTTTAGACCATTTATTTATTATGTAGGGTTTTCCTTGTTCTTTTCTCTTATATCTCTGGGCTTATTTCTCTCCATCCATGCTGCTGCCTTTAACGAAGAGGACTTCTTTTTCGTATTGCCTTTAAGAACCGTGTTTGCTATAACTGCTTTAATCAATTCAGTTACTTTCACTGCTTGTGCTTACTTCCAAGCGTTTATGCTTATCACTGGCTGGACAGACCCTTCAGTCCTGCTCGACTTCGTCATAGGAGTAGGTGCACTAGGGGTTCTCTTCTATGTTGAAATTTACGTGGACATCGTAGGGTGCTTTATCCGTTACTTGATTGACATCCTTTTC
Proteins encoded in this window:
- the LOC113326022 gene encoding uncharacterized protein LOC113326022; protein product: MCAQCRRTDVLKQLLRIMPAAKVLLSVTNNKGNTVLHEAASTGIVEMAMLILEKELDNGGDQVLISVPNLNGETPIYWAAMYGHKDMLLFLDTTANNCGIRSISTSMVGPLTMRTDGSTILHAVVLVKSYDVAMEIMEIYPDPASYTNGDGATAMHILAQSPSSFKSGTTYFHNYFGATPFVFTEIAAAITYAYIPIDNYETRNATTHTTTVQPDSSFNEKFKHYFRRLCRGFPVLKLIYSAKQKHNYAIQLLRKLLEKDCGQWTTGYGADIPHGWDDKYNNLENRHPLSAITTRVNTYRVRERPIILATKLGIVEMLKEIIEVYPKSIEFCDEDAGRNLLHLAAEYRHEPIIDFLKTLSTISKRNLEILVTGIDRDGNTPLHAAAKLGKHKPWHVRGAAQWMQWECVWFQIC